One window from the genome of Manis pentadactyla isolate mManPen7 chromosome 15, mManPen7.hap1, whole genome shotgun sequence encodes:
- the LOC118928756 gene encoding vomeronasal type-1 receptor 1-like, protein MASGELVMGILFFFQSGVGLLGNSSLLYHYTLTLFTKHTHRPTDLIFSQLAFANFLVLFSRGIPQTLAAFCMEYILGEVECKVCFYAHRVARGVSLCTTCLLSGFQAVIISPSNSRWAELKPKAPKFVQPFCSFCWILHLLINIIVPMKVTQPDNTTSMTERHFGLCSVKETDSFTALLYTFLFTFLDILCLAPMAWASGSIVFFLQRHKQKVQYIHTSLSPRASPATTATHIVLLLVSSFVSFYFLSSALSLYMTYFDNASLGLINMSVFLAACFPAISPFVLISYDTQMFRTCFVSCGKTITSISPFTNSLFIQQI, encoded by the coding sequence ATGGCTTCTGGTGAGTTGGTAATGGGTATTCTCTTCTTCTTCCAGAGTGGAGTTGGGCTTCTAGGCAATTCCTCACTCCTCTATCATTATACATTGACTTTGTTCACTAAACACACTCATAGACCCACAGATCTAATTTTCAGCCAGTTGGCCTTTGCCAACTTCCTGGTTCTTTTCTCTAGGGGAATCCCTCAGACACTGGCTGCTTTTTGTATGGAATATATCCTGGGAGAAGTTGAGTGTAAGGTTTGCTTTTATGCTCACAGAGTGGCCCGAGGGGTTTCTCTGTGCACCACCTGCCTCTTGAGTGGGTTCCAGGCTGTCATAATCAGCCCGAGTAATTCTAGGTGGGCAGAACTCAAACCTAAAGCTCCAAAATTTGTTCAAcccttctgttccttctgttgGATTCTCCATCTTCTAATAAATATTATTGTGCCAATGAAAGTGACTCAGCCAGACAACACTACAAGCATGACAGAAAGACATTTTGGATTGTGTTCTGTAAAAGAGACAGATTCATTTACAGCCTTACTCTATACATTCTTGTTTACCTTCCTTGATATTTTGTGTTTGGCACCCATGGCTTGGGCCAGTGGCTCCATAGTGTTCTTCCTGCAAAGACATAAGCAGAAAGTCCAATACATTCACACCAGCCTCTCTCCCAGAGCCTCCCCGGCAACCACTGCAACTCACATTGTTCTGCTTCTGGTGAgttcatttgtttccttttattttctctcctccGCCTTATCGCTTTATATGACTTACTTTGACAACGCAAGCCTGGGCCTGATAAACATGAGTGTATTCCTAGCTGCTTGTTTTCCAGCTATCAGCCCCTTTGTGCTTATAAGTTATGATACTCAAATGTTCAGAACCTGCTTTGTCAGTTGTGGGAAAACTATAACCTCTATTAGTCCTTTTACAAACAgcctattcattcaacaaatttga